Part of the Maridesulfovibrio bastinii DSM 16055 genome is shown below.
CTCCATATAATGAAGTTTTTAGCTCATAACGCATAAATATATTTGAGAAAGGGAAATTCCCTTAGGAGAAACAAATGACTATCAAAGGAAATGTCCATAAAGTCGGGGCTCATATTGATACCGATGCTATAATTCCCGCCCGTTTTCTGGTCACTACCGATCCTGAAGAGCTTGGTGCCAACTGCATGGAAGGTCTTGAGCACGGCTGGATTAAAAGAGTAAAGAAAAATGATATTATGGTCGCTGACGAAAACTTCGGTTGCGGCTCATCTCGTGAACATGCTCCTATTTCAATCCTCGGAGCAGGCATACCAGTTGTTGTAGCTCACAGCTTTGCCCGTATTTTTTATCGTAATGGATTTAATATGGGACTGATCCTTCTCG
Proteins encoded:
- a CDS encoding 3-isopropylmalate dehydratase small subunit, coding for MTIKGNVHKVGAHIDTDAIIPARFLVTTDPEELGANCMEGLEHGWIKRVKKNDIMVADENFGCGSSREHAPISILGAGIPVVVAHSFARIFYRNGFNMGLILLEVGDNVSKISDGDELEVDADKGEIKNITTGETITCNPVPPFMKEILNSGGLVEYVKKRLSERN